One stretch of Gadus chalcogrammus isolate NIFS_2021 chromosome 14, NIFS_Gcha_1.0, whole genome shotgun sequence DNA includes these proteins:
- the LOC130403295 gene encoding centromere protein Q-like isoform X1: protein MKPVRGSSRPSNMKMRKKPGEKSSAPQEPRKETVRQKPSQKKKGGTSSNKSKSNGQEKWVPLTRLSIIGLKSIVDQSIFKTLGLNRREKEETNKHLNILKTRLVGACAELRVPPLTRGDFETERIASQLQEEGRRSLNGKKTLSRLESDLDNLLVALEEIEEEKKPLEKSCSSLKGQLEEDKAVEMLQMAERCVLRIRAPPTHKYTSTLQAQLSSTVPRGEGEGMARRLGDILLTSAPLQDARLLLANAGQFTDGLLSTGPSGSDSVDLPQT, encoded by the exons ATGAAGCCAGTACGAGGTTCCTCCAGACCATCGAACATGAAGATGCGAAAGAAACCTGGAGAAAAATCTTCAGCACCTCAG GAGCCCCGTAAAGAGACGGTTCGCCAGAAACCGTCCCAGAAGAAGAAAG gaGGAACTTCGTCCAATAAAAGCAAGAGCAATGGTCAGGAGAAGTGGGTGCCACTGACCCGGTTGTCCATCATAGGGCTGAAGAGCATTGTGGACCAGTCCATTTT CAAGACTCTTGGCCTGAATCGGCGGGAGAAGGAGGAAACAAATAAACATCTTAACATCCTAAAAACAAG GTTGGTGGGTGCGTGCGCTGAGCTGAGGGTGCCTCCGTTGACCCGGGGGGACTTTGAGACAGAGAGGATTGCCAGTCAGCTGCAGGAGGAGGGCAGGAGATCTCTCAACGGGAAGAAGACCCTGAGCAggctggag TCTGATCTAGATAACCTGCTGGTTGCTctagaggagatagaggaggagaagaaaccCCTGGAGAAGAGCTGTAGCTCCCTGAAGGGTCAGCTGGAGGAGGATAAGGCTGTAGAG ATGTTGCAAATGGCTGAGCGATGTGTGCTCCGTATTCGCgctccaccaacacacaaatacacatcgACACTACAG gcccaACTCAGCAGCACGGTGCCTAGGGGAGAGGGCGAAGGGATGGCCAGACGTCTGGGAGACATCCTGCTGACCTCTGCACCCCTGCAGGACGCCCGCCTTTTGCTGGCCAACGCTGGACAATTTACAGACGGGCTTCTCTCTACTGGACCTTCTGGATCTGACTCAGTAGACCTGCCGCAGACCTGA
- the LOC130403295 gene encoding centromere protein Q-like isoform X2, whose amino-acid sequence MKPVRGSSRPSNMKMRKKPGEKSSAPQEPRKETVRQKPSQKKKGGTSSNKSKSNGQEKWVPLTRLSIIGLKSIVDQSIFKTLGLNRREKEETNKHLNILKTRLVGACAELRVPPLTRGDFETERIASQLQEEGRRSLNGKKTLSRLESDLDNLLVALEEIEEEKKPLEKSCSSLKGQLEEDKAVEMLQMAERCVLRIRAPPTHKYTSTLQDARLLLANAGQFTDGLLSTGPSGSDSVDLPQT is encoded by the exons ATGAAGCCAGTACGAGGTTCCTCCAGACCATCGAACATGAAGATGCGAAAGAAACCTGGAGAAAAATCTTCAGCACCTCAG GAGCCCCGTAAAGAGACGGTTCGCCAGAAACCGTCCCAGAAGAAGAAAG gaGGAACTTCGTCCAATAAAAGCAAGAGCAATGGTCAGGAGAAGTGGGTGCCACTGACCCGGTTGTCCATCATAGGGCTGAAGAGCATTGTGGACCAGTCCATTTT CAAGACTCTTGGCCTGAATCGGCGGGAGAAGGAGGAAACAAATAAACATCTTAACATCCTAAAAACAAG GTTGGTGGGTGCGTGCGCTGAGCTGAGGGTGCCTCCGTTGACCCGGGGGGACTTTGAGACAGAGAGGATTGCCAGTCAGCTGCAGGAGGAGGGCAGGAGATCTCTCAACGGGAAGAAGACCCTGAGCAggctggag TCTGATCTAGATAACCTGCTGGTTGCTctagaggagatagaggaggagaagaaaccCCTGGAGAAGAGCTGTAGCTCCCTGAAGGGTCAGCTGGAGGAGGATAAGGCTGTAGAG ATGTTGCAAATGGCTGAGCGATGTGTGCTCCGTATTCGCgctccaccaacacacaaatacacatcgACACTACAG GACGCCCGCCTTTTGCTGGCCAACGCTGGACAATTTACAGACGGGCTTCTCTCTACTGGACCTTCTGGATCTGACTCAGTAGACCTGCCGCAGACCTGA